A segment of the Polyangiaceae bacterium genome:
CCTACGAGGTGGTCGAAGGGTTTGGGGGAGAGTGGCCCTACGGGGAGCTGCCGATGCTGATCGCGACCTCTCGCGAGCTAGTCACTCAACGGCCGCAAGTGACTGGCGCAGCAGGAGACATCCAGACCTTGGTTAAGCAAGCGCTCGAGCTAGCGGGTGGCAAGGACGTCTACATCGACGGCGGCAACCTGATACGCCAGGCGCTTGACGCGAAGCTGATCGACGATTTGGTGGTCACCCTCGCTCCCATCGTATTAGGCAGCGGGATCCCGCTGTTCGCGGGGGTGAGCGCTCGCCACGGTTTCGAAACCCTGGGCCACTACCCGTTTCCGGGCGGCATGGTGCAGTGGCACCTGCGTCCACGACGTTAGCGACTTACCACGAAACCCGGCAGAGCAATCGAGGTCGACGGCGCGCCGCTGCCTTACTACGCCCAGGTTGCGCCACTCATTCCGGCGAACCTATCAGGCGTTCCCGCTTTGGCGGTGCCCGCGGGGCAGGATGAGCACGGGCTCCCCATTGGCTTGCAGATCATCGGACCACGCTGGCGCGAGCTAGAGCTCATCGGTTTCGCGAAGGCGTTGGAGGCTTCAGGCATGCTGCCGGGCTTCAGCTGGCCAGCGCTTTAGTCACCCTCGAGCCGAGCAGCGCGCATCAAGAGGTAGTCCCGCTCAGGATAGCTCGTGGTCTTTGAAGCTGCCGCGCGGTAATGAGAGAGCGCTGCTGCAACTTCCCCTTGTCGTTCGAGCAGGTGAGCGCGTGCCACGTGCAGCCGTAGGTGGTCGGTGACTCGCGGGTCACGCGCCTCGAGCGCGCTCAACAACTCGAGCCCGTGTGCAGGGCCGTGCACCATCGCGGACGCCACGGCCCCGTTCAAGGCGACCATTGGGTTCTGCGTTAGGCGATATAGCGCCTCGTACAAGGCGCTGATTTGGGTCCAGTCCGTCGTTTCCGCCGTTTCGGCTTCGTCGTGCAGCGCTGCGATGGCCGCTTGGATTTGATAGCTCCCAGTCGGGCCGCGTTGCATCGCCGCCTCGATGCGGCGCGTGCCTTCCTCAATCTGCGCCGCGTCCCACAGGGTGCGGTCTTGTTCGTCGAGCGGGATGGGCTCCCCGAGTGCACCCACTCGGGCTTTGCGCCGAGCGTCGGTCAGCAGCATCAGCGCTAGCAGCCCCTCCACCTCAGAATCCTCAGGGAAACCTTGAAACAACTGACGGGTCAGCCGAATGGCTTCCAGCGCAAGGTCCACGCGCAACAGTTGTTCCCCGCCGCTCGCGTAGCCTTCGTTGAACACGAGATACAGCACCTGCATCACCGCAGCGAGGCGCTCGCGAAGCTTCCTCTCCCCCGGAAGCGCAAACGGGACCTCGGACTGCTTGATACTCTGCTTCGCGCGGCTGATCCGCTGCGCCATCGTGGCTTCGGGGACCAAGAAGGCGCGCGCGATTTCCTGCGTCGTGAGGCCGCCCACGGCTCGCAGTGTGAGCGCGATGGCCGATGGTCGCGTCAGCGCCGGGTGACAGCACATGAACAGAAGCTTGAGCGCGTCGTCGTGTTCGAACTCGAGCGCGCTGTCGGGCGCTGGGGCGTGCTGCTCTTCCGGCTGCATCACCACCAGCTCTTCTCTGCGGCGACGGGCGAGCTCCGCACGCTGAATGTCTTGCATACGCCGCTTGGCGACGTGCACCAACCAACCGCAAGGGTTCTCTGGGGTGCCTTGTTCGGGCCACTGCTGAGCCGCCGCGATCAGCGCCTCTTGAAGCACGTCTTCCGCTGCGGCGAAATCGCCGTAGCGACGCACCAGCACGCCGAGCACCTGAGGCGCAACATCACGCAACAGACGCTCGACGTGGAACGGGTTCATCGTTGCCGAGAGGATACGCTCAGACCTTGGGGGCTTCCATCACCTGGCGCACCTCGATCGAGAGGTGGAGCGGTTCGCCATCGGAGCCCGGAGCCATGGAGGCAGCCGCGGCGATCTCGTGGGCGCGTTCAGCCGTCTCGACGTCGACGACCCAGTAGCCGACCAAAAACTCTTTCGTCTCCGCGAATGGGCCGTCGCTCACCTCGGGTTTGCCGTTCGCGTCACCCTTGACCACGCGGGCGTCTCCCGGTGGCGCGAGTCCTTCCGCACCGATCAGCTCACCTTGGGACGCGAGCTGGCTCGCGAAGTCCTTCATGAACGCGATGTGGTTCTGAATCGCCTTCGCAGGCCACTCCATCAGCTTGTAGCTCCCACCGCCGTAGGGGGCGTGCATCATCAGCATGAATTTCATGTTCGAAGTTCCTTTGGGTTGGGCACCGCAGGTGTGCGGTTCATGGGGCTGTCGGAGCTCGCGGTGGGTTCTCGACACAGGCCCGACGTTTTTTTTCATCGGGCCGAGTCGATTGCCTTCAGCGGTAGCGCTTCGACTTGTCGAAGTGCCTCATTTGCTTGTGGATCGTCTTCCAGCGACGCTTGGCGTTGCTCATCTGCTCCGGGCTGTGGCGACGCTCGAACGCAGCAGCCTCCCGCAAGAGTTTGCGATAACTCTGCAGGCGCTCGCTAGCTAGCTCACCGCTCTCCTCCGCTGCCAGCACGCCGCACCCAGGCTCGGACTCATGTCGACAGTCTGGGAAGCGGCAGCGGGTGGCCAGCTCGGCGATG
Coding sequences within it:
- a CDS encoding sigma-70 family RNA polymerase sigma factor, which produces MNPFHVERLLRDVAPQVLGVLVRRYGDFAAAEDVLQEALIAAAQQWPEQGTPENPCGWLVHVAKRRMQDIQRAELARRRREELVVMQPEEQHAPAPDSALEFEHDDALKLLFMCCHPALTRPSAIALTLRAVGGLTTQEIARAFLVPEATMAQRISRAKQSIKQSEVPFALPGERKLRERLAAVMQVLYLVFNEGYASGGEQLLRVDLALEAIRLTRQLFQGFPEDSEVEGLLALMLLTDARRKARVGALGEPIPLDEQDRTLWDAAQIEEGTRRIEAAMQRGPTGSYQIQAAIAALHDEAETAETTDWTQISALYEALYRLTQNPMVALNGAVASAMVHGPAHGLELLSALEARDPRVTDHLRLHVARAHLLERQGEVAAALSHYRAAASKTTSYPERDYLLMRAARLEGD
- a CDS encoding dihydrofolate reductase — encoded protein: MSSTGKLRVYIACSLDGFIAGADDDLSWLPGVESEPGGLPPEPESASGALGFEQFLGELGAVLMGRRTYEVVEGFGGEWPYGELPMLIATSRELVTQRPQVTGAAGDIQTLVKQALELAGGKDVYIDGGNLIRQALDAKLIDDLVVTLAPIVLGSGIPLFAGVSARHGFETLGHYPFPGGMVQWHLRPRR